TGTATTTTTATAAAGTTTTTCTTTCCCTCACCCCCTTCCCAAAAAAAAGAATCTGGGGGAGTAGGAAGAACTGTTCGTTGGAAATTTTTCTCCAATGATGTTCAATATTTGCGCATTTATAAATTTTTATTCAACCATTCAACTAATTAACTATTCAACCAATACAGCAGCACAAAAATTTTCGCACGCTAAGGCATTACATTTTTTGAAGGAAGTATCCCAAGGCAGCATAGCCTCAGCCCAAAACTTCATTAGACGCAGTTTTGGGAGTAAAAAATCAACCGCAAAGAACGCAAAGAAATTATTTGCCTTCACCCCCTCGATCCCGCTATCCGTGCAACTGCTGCAGGCGCGTTTTTATCTGCTCCTGGCGTTCGCGATATCCCCGGGGGAAAATGATGGTAAAAATACTACCCATTCCAACTTTGCTGCGATAGGTGATGTCTCCTTCATGCGCTTTCATGATTTTTTTACACAGAGCCAGTCCGATTCCGCCGCCGTCTTCTTTGGTGGTAAAATAGAGGTCGAAGATGCGTTCGCCGATTTCCGGCGCAATGCCCCGGCCGTTGTCTTTAACGTGAATGTAGATATTTTGTCTGTCCTGCGCGGTTTTGATGCTGACCTCGCCGCCCTTTTCCACCGCCTGAAAGGCATTGAGCACGATGTTTAGCAACACTTGCTGTACCTGATCTGCGTCGCCGTAAATAAAATCAAGCGAATCGTCCAGATCCAGATTGAGTTTGATCTGTTGTTCCAGGGCGAGATGCTGCACCAGACGCATTACATCTTCTACAAGGGCATTGGGCTTAAGGGTTGTTAATTTGATTTCTCTTTTGCGGGCCAGATTAAAAAATTGTGTGTGAATACGGTGGATGCGTTTGATCTCGTTTTGAATGAGGTTGAGCGATTTTTTTAATTTGGGATCCAGATCCGGGTATTCCTTTTGCAGACGATTGCTCAAAATTTCGGCGTGAATCCCCACCGCGGAAAGCGGATTACGAATTTCGTGGCTGACTGACGAGACCAGATTGGCAATGAGGCCGTACTTCATGGAGCGTAAAAGATTGCTCTCCAGCTCGCGCAATCGAGTCAGGTCTTTAAAGAGCAGCAGGTAGCCGCCTTCGGGGAGCTTCTGGATGGTAATATCCACATTGGCTTCTATATTTCCCGGAAGCCAGATCAATAGCTGTTTGCTCAATGATTTTTCGGGTAAAGCTTTACAGCGCAAAAGCAGTTGACGAAACTCCATGTTTTCGGCCAGAATATTTTCAAAGAATTCTTTAAAAATATGGGGCGAAGGACAATGCAGTAAACGCACCGCCGCAGGATTAAAAGTGGCAACCTTAAAATCGGGATCCAGAATAACCAGGCTCTCTTCAAGCGCTTCTAACATATCTTCGATGTTTTTGACGCTTTTCTGGTAGCTTTCCGAAATCATGCCCATGCGTTCCAGCGATTGATTGAGGCGCATGAAAGTATCGGTGAATTCATCCTTACGGTCGTAATCAATACGATACTTAAAATCACCGGCGTTCAAGCGCTCGGCCAGGTTACGTACGGAGGCGATTGGTTTTTTGAAAGAGTAATAAACAATAAATAACATCAGGCCAAGCAAAACCGTTAGGTTAATTAAAATGGGAGCAAACAGTTTTAAGGCCTGTGTCGAAAATAATCCGGGCAGACGGGCCGGCTGGATGATGACCACCCGTAGCGTTTGTCTGGAAATGGGCAGTTCAAAAGCGGCCCATAGTATATCGGACTTTTCATCTAACTTGCCTGTTGAAGAAGCGTGTATTGAATCGGTCTTCAGCCGGTACAGGATGCTTTCCGGAAGGTTTTGCACGCGCTTGAAGATAATTTGATCCTGTACTTTGAGAATTACAATGCCAGAGGTCAGATGTAAATCGTTCAGAATTTGTGCAAATCGACTTTTTAATGTCTGCCTGTCAGTGGAGCTGTCGGCCACGTATTGCAGGCTGTTTTTTAACAAAATGATTTGCGAGTTAAACTGGGCAAGACGCATCTCCTTTTGCATATTGCGGTAGGTCAGATTAAAGAAGATAGCAGAAATAACCAGCAATAAAACGGTGAGCAGTACCAATACCCAAAAGCGTTTAATAAAATAGGCCAAATTGTACTCCTTGTAAAATGAACGAATTTATTTTACACAGTTTTAGGGCAAAGTTCAATAAAAACAGAGAAACTTAAACTAAAGCAGCAAAGCTGCAACCAAAACAAACCGCAACGCGCGCAAAGAAATTTTCCCGCAGATTACGCCAATCATCGCAGAAAATTATTTAACATTTAAGACAAAAGCTAAACAAAACCGGCGCTATTTACGCCCCTTCTCTTTTTTAAAGAGAAGGGGCTGGGGGATGAGTTTTTAAAACAGCCCAAAAATTTTCAAATTCCTCCCGGGCAGGATTGATCTTTCAGAGTAAGTATTCTAAAACGCACAGGCAACGGTAATTTCTAATTAAACTGGACAGAGGATTTAAGAAAGGGAAGTTTGTTTATCCAACGATTGGAAAAACCAAAGATTTTACGCCATAAATCAACCCAAATTCCTTTTAATGCGATTCCACAATCCTTTACCCAAATAGTGATCGGCCACGGTCAGAATATTCTGGATGCTGGCTAAAACATCGCTTTTACCGGCCCAGTGTTCATGCACCAGATCCACGTCGCCCTGATTGATAAAGTCGTTTAAAACGTAGGCTGCCAGCGCCAGATCATCCATGTAGCCGATGGGGCCAAGGACCGCTTCAGGCAGGAGATCAAGCGGCGTAATAAAATAGGCCAGCACGGCGGCAAACTTCAATTTTTTGTCAGAAGGCACACGAGGGTCGCGCATTAATTTGTACAAAAGGTGAAAAAAATCGGGCACCAACAATAACAGATCGGCATATTCAAAATCCTTTTTTTTAAGATATGCCTCGATCTGTTTTCTCAATTTTTTATAAAAATCATCATATTGTTGATCGCTCATCGTTTCTGGCTGTACCGGTTTGTTCTCCATTTTTCCTCCCCAAAAGTTGAGCTTTTATTTGTGGTTAACATTTCTTCTGTGTGTTTAATTAAAATCACCACAAAGCTGAACGAACTTTTGACTTTTCATTTGCCTTTCATGCGCTTTTCTTCTCCGTCGCAACGTTGCGGCCCATGGTGGCCCGCAGCCCTCAAAACCCCCGCTCTTTACGGATCTGTTCGTAAGCGCTGTTAATCTCGATCATCTTCTCATTGGCCAGTTGAATAAAATCTTCGGGAATTCCTTTGGACATCAGGCGATCGGGGTGGTATTGATTGACCATCTTTTTATATGCGCTTTTAATCTCATCCACGCTGGCCTCCGGCGTGATGCCCAGCACCTGGTACGCCTGATGATTAACCTTAACAAACAGCGCTCGTATTTGTTCGAATTCGATGGGGCTTAAACCAAAAATTTCTGCTACCTGTCGGATAAAATTTTCTTCGGCTGGCAGAAATCGGCCGTCGGCCATGGCAATGCGGAACAGAAGATGAATCATCTCCTGCATTATTTCTGGCTGGTGTCCGATCATCTGCCGAAACTGACGGGCGTAGGCCATGGGATCATCCGGCGAATTTTTAGCATTATTAAAAATTTGCGCTACAATTTTGCGTTCTTCGGTGGTTAGTTTTAAATCTTCCTTTAAAAAGCGATCGAAGACATGGATTTCTTCTTTGCTGACCACGCCGTCCACTTTGGCCATTTTGGCGGCCAGTGATGTCAGCGTAACGTAAAATAGAAACTGTCGCTCCATTTCGTTTTGCGGTTGACCGGCCGTGGTTTTTCGCATATCACTGCCGCACGCGGGGCAGTGTCCGTCGCTTAAAGGTTGAACATGACGCCCGCAGTGTGGGCAGCGCAGGCCGATGCCCGCCCGTTTGCCGTCTGTTTCCTCGTCGTACATGTGACCTAAAATGCCGCCAAAAACCGCGCCCAGCGGCCCGCCCAGCATAAAACCAAAACCGATTCCTATTGCCTTGCCCCAGAAGCCCATGGTAAAATTTTCTCCCGTATTATCTTAATTTTTTACTCGCTTTGATCAATATTCCACCTGTGGTCATGTTATTAAATTAAACCGCTCAGTTCAAGGTTAAAATACTTATCAAATTTAAAAGAAGTTTCAAAAAAACCAGAAATTTTTTTGACTACAAATAATTAAACGCTTATAATAAAACATATTCTACCCTAATTGACTAAGGGGCATATCATGAAGCAAAACAAATCCACCCGAAAAATGATCAAAGGATGGCGATTGTTATTGCTCCTGCTCATTTTCCTGACATCGCTGTCCGCTCAATCACTGCAGGAAAAATTAAACCGCTACGCTACTTTAAATATTAATGAGTGGTTGATGTATCATTCCAATCAGCGTCTTTCCATTACAGATTACAGAACACATTATCCCTCCGGCGGCGGTTTTTATCCGATGGCTTCGGGCGTGCTCATATTTGAGGATGGGCTGGTGTGGGCCGCCAAAGTCCACGATGGGCGAGAGCCGGCGCTACGCGCCGGCGGCTGTATGTTTGTCAGCGGGGTACAGCCCGGCTGGATCGTAGAAGAAGGCAATGCCAATCAATGGCCTGTTGCCGTGGCTGCCGATGAACCCGGGGTAAGGATTTACCGCTGGCGCAAAGACTTTTTTGAAATAGATGATGCGCCATTAAAAGACGAAGTGGCGCTATTGCTGGAGATCGAGCCGGATGCGGTGACCAACGCGCAAATCGACACCCTGCGCCGACAGTATTTACGGGACCTGCAAGAGTGGCCGGCAGAACATGGCGCGCCCTATTACGATCGAAATCGCAACGGTAAATATGATGCGGACTACGATGAGCCGGGCATTCTTGGGGCCGATCAGCTGCTGTGGTATGTGGTGAATGATGCCAATGAGGCCCGCGCCAGCCAGTTGTTCGGCAGCCCGCCCATTGGTCTTGAAGTTCAGGTAACCGCCTGGGCATACAAGGTGGGCCTGAGCCAGGTGGCCTTCAGACGCTATCGCATCATCAATAAATCGGGCTTTTTGCTCGATTCCATGTTGGTGGGGCAATACGTCAACTGCGATATCGGATACTTTGGGGATGATCTGGTGGGCTGTGATTCATCGCTTTCTTATGGATTCGCCTACAATGGTTATCCTTCCGATGACGTGTTTAATCAATTTTCCATGAGTCCGCCGGCGCTGGGGATCGTGCTGCTTCAGGGGCCAATCGTTCCGCAACAGGGCGCCACTGGCATACAGGATTTTAGGCAAATTACAGATTATGAAAACCTTCCCATGACCTCTTTCTGGTACCATGGTTCTGGAATGGCGACGGCTCCTCCATCGTTAGGTACCTACTGGGGAACTTTAACCGTTTTTGCCAATTTACTGGGCTTTGCCGATTATCGTTACGGTCATTTTGAACCATTTACCAATGGCGCGATCCCGACCTCTCCCTGGCCGCTGCAGGGCAATCCTTTAAGCGGCCAGGGCGAAATCGATGGAGCGAATGGGTATCCTTTACCCGGTGCCCGAATGCTCATGGTTAACAGCGGACCGTTTAGCATGGAGCCGGGCGCCGTACAGGAAGTGATTTACGCCTTTGTGGCCGCCAATCCCTCCGCCGCCGGCAACCATCTGGATGCCCTGGCCAATTTGATGAAAATAATCCCTACCCTTCACAAAGCTTATCAGGCCTTTTTGCAATTTGAAGCGCCGGTTGGCCCCAGACAGACGACGCCGCCCGATACGCATGATTCTACCGGTGTGGACTATTTCATCCTGGGCGATGGTTATCCCAACCCCTTTGCGCAGCAGGTTCAGCTTAAATTACGCCTGTTGAATGACCTGGACGTGCGGCTGGAGGTTTTTAATGTGCTGGGGCAGCAGGTGCAAACCATTTATCAGGGACCTCTGTTAAAAGGCGATTATGTGCTGCAGTGGGATGGAAAAGATCGGCGGGGGAACGATCTGCCCTCTGGCGTTTACTTTGTGCGTTTGCAGCACGGCCCTTTAATGCGCTGGCGGAAAGTGATTTTACTGAAATGAATTTGATTATTAAAGAAAAAAACAACAAATTTATCTCCTCTTGTAAAATATTCAAAAGGAGTTTGTGATGAAAAAGATGACGGAAAAATTTTTAATGGACGCTTTTGCCGGCGAATCCATGGCGCACATGAAATACCTGGCATTTAGCGAAATTGCCGAACGAGAGGGATTTGAAGGCGTGGCAAAACTGTTTAAAGCCATTGCCTACGCCGAAAAGGTTCACGCCATTAATCATGCAAAAGAACTGGGACTGCTGGGCAAAACGGCGGATAATTTGCAAACTGGCATCGACGGCGAGAACTTTGAAATCACCGAAATGTACCCCGCCTACGCTGCTGTTGCAAAATTACAGGAAGAAAAAGGCGCGCAACGATCCATCCGCTTTGCCGAAGAAGCGGAAAAAATCCATGAAGAGTTGTACAAGCTGGCCCTGCAGGCGGTGTCCAGCGGCAAAGACTTTGATGTCGATGAGGTTTACATCTGTCCGTTATGCGGACACACGCACATTGGCAAACCGACCGAGCGCTGTCCGATTTGTAATCTGCCGCCTGAAAAATACGTTAAATTCTAACAGTTAAAATCTTGCTAAAGCCTTCCTGCGGGGAGGCTTTTTTTTACGTTGTAGGGAAAGCTACTCCGGAAAATAAAAAAATAGCAATTCAATCTTGAA
This sequence is a window from Caldithrix abyssi DSM 13497. Protein-coding genes within it:
- a CDS encoding FlgD immunoglobulin-like domain containing protein; protein product: MKQNKSTRKMIKGWRLLLLLLIFLTSLSAQSLQEKLNRYATLNINEWLMYHSNQRLSITDYRTHYPSGGGFYPMASGVLIFEDGLVWAAKVHDGREPALRAGGCMFVSGVQPGWIVEEGNANQWPVAVAADEPGVRIYRWRKDFFEIDDAPLKDEVALLLEIEPDAVTNAQIDTLRRQYLRDLQEWPAEHGAPYYDRNRNGKYDADYDEPGILGADQLLWYVVNDANEARASQLFGSPPIGLEVQVTAWAYKVGLSQVAFRRYRIINKSGFLLDSMLVGQYVNCDIGYFGDDLVGCDSSLSYGFAYNGYPSDDVFNQFSMSPPALGIVLLQGPIVPQQGATGIQDFRQITDYENLPMTSFWYHGSGMATAPPSLGTYWGTLTVFANLLGFADYRYGHFEPFTNGAIPTSPWPLQGNPLSGQGEIDGANGYPLPGARMLMVNSGPFSMEPGAVQEVIYAFVAANPSAAGNHLDALANLMKIIPTLHKAYQAFLQFEAPVGPRQTTPPDTHDSTGVDYFILGDGYPNPFAQQVQLKLRLLNDLDVRLEVFNVLGQQVQTIYQGPLLKGDYVLQWDGKDRRGNDLPSGVYFVRLQHGPLMRWRKVILLK
- a CDS encoding YkvA family protein; this encodes MENKPVQPETMSDQQYDDFYKKLRKQIEAYLKKKDFEYADLLLLVPDFFHLLYKLMRDPRVPSDKKLKFAAVLAYFITPLDLLPEAVLGPIGYMDDLALAAYVLNDFINQGDVDLVHEHWAGKSDVLASIQNILTVADHYLGKGLWNRIKRNLG
- a CDS encoding rubrerythrin family protein, with amino-acid sequence MKKMTEKFLMDAFAGESMAHMKYLAFSEIAEREGFEGVAKLFKAIAYAEKVHAINHAKELGLLGKTADNLQTGIDGENFEITEMYPAYAAVAKLQEEKGAQRSIRFAEEAEKIHEELYKLALQAVSSGKDFDVDEVYICPLCGHTHIGKPTERCPICNLPPEKYVKF
- a CDS encoding sensor histidine kinase, with protein sequence MAYFIKRFWVLVLLTVLLLVISAIFFNLTYRNMQKEMRLAQFNSQIILLKNSLQYVADSSTDRQTLKSRFAQILNDLHLTSGIVILKVQDQIIFKRVQNLPESILYRLKTDSIHASSTGKLDEKSDILWAAFELPISRQTLRVVIIQPARLPGLFSTQALKLFAPILINLTVLLGLMLFIVYYSFKKPIASVRNLAERLNAGDFKYRIDYDRKDEFTDTFMRLNQSLERMGMISESYQKSVKNIEDMLEALEESLVILDPDFKVATFNPAAVRLLHCPSPHIFKEFFENILAENMEFRQLLLRCKALPEKSLSKQLLIWLPGNIEANVDITIQKLPEGGYLLLFKDLTRLRELESNLLRSMKYGLIANLVSSVSHEIRNPLSAVGIHAEILSNRLQKEYPDLDPKLKKSLNLIQNEIKRIHRIHTQFFNLARKREIKLTTLKPNALVEDVMRLVQHLALEQQIKLNLDLDDSLDFIYGDADQVQQVLLNIVLNAFQAVEKGGEVSIKTAQDRQNIYIHVKDNGRGIAPEIGERIFDLYFTTKEDGGGIGLALCKKIMKAHEGDITYRSKVGMGSIFTIIFPRGYRERQEQIKTRLQQLHG
- a CDS encoding TerB family tellurite resistance protein translates to MGFWGKAIGIGFGFMLGGPLGAVFGGILGHMYDEETDGKRAGIGLRCPHCGRHVQPLSDGHCPACGSDMRKTTAGQPQNEMERQFLFYVTLTSLAAKMAKVDGVVSKEEIHVFDRFLKEDLKLTTEERKIVAQIFNNAKNSPDDPMAYARQFRQMIGHQPEIMQEMIHLLFRIAMADGRFLPAEENFIRQVAEIFGLSPIEFEQIRALFVKVNHQAYQVLGITPEASVDEIKSAYKKMVNQYHPDRLMSKGIPEDFIQLANEKMIEINSAYEQIRKERGF